The Blastopirellula marina genomic sequence CTTGGGACCATTGTACAGGACTTGCTCGCGGCCCCCTTCACTGGTCGTCTTCTCTTCGGTGATTTGCGACTCAAGTGCCCGGACTTCGGAGATGGCCTGCTTGTTGTCGAATCGCTGGCCCCACGGGTCGATGCCGAGGCTGACGAGCTTGTCCATCTTCTGACGTCGGGCCGCTTCGATGGCATGGACCGCCGCGTTCTGATCTTCGATCCACGGACGCCCTTCGCTGGAAAGCACCTTGGTCAGGTTCTCGGCCAGCACGTCGGCGAAGGTGTCGTTCTCGCCAAACAGGCAAACGTCGTTCGGCTTCAATCCTGCGGGGAGACGTAGCAGGTCGTGGATCTCGCCCGAGACTTCTTCGCGCTGGTCGCTGCCGTTGTTGCGGTGCGTGAGGACGAACCAGATCGACTGATGAAACTTGTTCTGCTTCGCACTTTCCAGCACCAGGTCCAACTGCTGCTGGGCCTTCTCTTCGGTGTAGGGATTGAGCGAAGTCTCGTCGTCGGTACACAAACCGATGGTCAGGGCGAGGGTGTCCTTGGCCTTGGCCAACAGCTCTTCGGCCGGGACCGCGCCGGGGTGCCCTTTGTCATCGGTATCGAAACAATGATCGATGATCTCGAAGGTGACACCGAACTCTGGCTTCGCGGTCTTCTTGTTGAACTCTTTGAAGAACTTGCGGACCTCGCGACACTCTTTGACAGTGTCGTTCGACCAGAGCAGAAAGACTTGATACTTAGACGGTCGATTGGTTGGCTTGGCGGACATGGCCCCTTCCGAAGTTCGGTGCGCGGGAAAAACCCAGGGGCAAGCTTTAACACCCTCTATCAGCGTAAAGAATGTAACCCCAGTTACCGCAAGATTTTACTGGGGTTACTTCGAGGGTCAATCGGGCGGAGCATGACTATTGGGTCATAATGCTCTTGTCACGCGGGCGATATTGGTACGCTTGCAGCACACCCATGTGCAGGCAAAGGTGCTCGCAAGTCAGAGCACTCTTGTTGGAATCGTGTCGCACGATCTCCAGAACCGGGGGCGAGGTGTGCTCCATGAAGCCGACGTTGAGCAGTTTGTTGGTTCGATCGGCATTCCACGTGGAGGTCACGTGGTAATCCTCGTCGGTCACCACAACGCGGCAGGTAGACGTCCCGCCGTGGTCTTCCGACTCGAAGACGAACAAACGGTGCTTGATGCCCCCTTCGTCGGTAAAGCTGTTCTCGGAGACCAACTTGTCTCGGTACAGCAGGTTCATCGTCGGAAAGGACTCGGTCGTCAGAAAGGTAACGTAGTTTGCTTTACGGTAGAGCGACTCGCCGAAAGCGACACCCAGGATGCCGACCATGATCACCACGGTGATCGCCGACTTGGCAAACTGTGCTGGAGAGATCTTGCCCATAGCTACTAATCCTCTGTTCTCTGTTCCGGCAGGTAGGTGGGTCGTATTGCAGGTAGGTAGTTTTCTGAGCCGCAGTTGTTCAGGCTGCCGGCTCGGCCTCGTTCTCGATGGAACTGAAATCGTCTCTATGCTTTAATTCGCAACGGTCTGTGACTGATATTCCCCCATTATCGTTTTTCTTGCAATGGTTTTTCGAAGGCCTATTTTTGCCCACTTTGCTTAGGCAAAAATAGGCTCCTATAAGGGTCAGGTGGGGTTCAGTCCTCGCCGTATCGATGCAGATTTGGTGAAAACTTTATTGGCAGGATTTTTCCCTTGAGGCCTCACGCGATGTGGGCATCCGCAGCGCTAGCAGGTGGGCAGGGTCTAGCGATCACGAGAGAGAAAAAAAGGCGACTCAGGCCGGCAGGGGCAAACGTCGGGGGAAACGGGCCAACCAGAGTCGCCAATCTTGTTACTGCCGGGGAACATGTGTTTTTCCGGCGGTAGTTGCTTAGCTGTCTATATTTTCGCTCGGTACAAGAGAGAATCGATGCGGCAAACCGAGAACCAGCGAAGTGATAAGCCCAGTCTAATCCCTAGTGGCCGGTTTACTACTCCACCACATGGGGGCCGCAGTGCGTTATATCCCGGGGTTTTCGCACCTTTATATCGATCCGAATGCCTTTAAGGCCTGATTACGCGACCCGCCCACTGGGCTTGCGAGGTACCGCAATCAGCCGCTGGGTCACGAATTGGCGTAGGGACACTTAGCGCAAAAAGGGAATCGCGACGGGAATGACATATCGCTGGCCTTCGTAGGCCTTCATCGCTGGCAAGATCGTGAAGATAACTTGGATAGCGAAGGTTGCCATCGCTAACAGGATCCCGACGTAAACGCACATCAGCACACCGGAGGCCATGTAGGCCAGAATGAGCGTGATTTGAAAGTTGATGGCCTGCTTGCCGTGGAAATCGACGAACGCGGATTTGTCCTTCATCAAGATCCACAGAATCAGCGGACCGAACACGTTGGTCAGCAGCCCCAGGATATGACACAACAGGGCCATGTTGCGATCGTCTTGGGTTACTTCCTCAGAGTCCCCAGGTTCATACGGATTCGAGAAATCTGACGACATCATTTTTTTCCTTCGCGGTAAAACTGGAAGCTATTACGTCGACTTACTGAGCCTATCACTTCTGTGGTTCGGCTTCATCTTTCGGCCAATGCGTCTGGCGGTAACGATCGACCACAACCCAGACCATCAGGATCACGCCTCCTAGAAAGCCTCCGGCGTAGCTGGCATTGTGGATCCACAGATCGATCAGAAACGCATCCTGCTTCTCGGCTGGCATGACATGCTGAAAGCCCCCGGCCAGGTGAATCACATCGTTAGCAGTCAACACGTAGCTCGTCACGCCGGCGGCGAATGCTAAAGCCGCCGTGCCGGCCATCAAAACCAGCATCGGGCGGACCAGGTCTTTGGCCGACTTCTTCACCAGCGAGCCAGTCTGACTGACAAAGGCCAACGGGATGCCCAGCATCGCCCCGACCCACCAGGTGGCCAGAAAGCCCCAGACCAGCCCTAAGAGCGTGGGATCTTCCGTGCCGCCCAAGACCGGCTTGTGGCCGATGGTGAAGTACTCGACGCAGATCCTCGCGGTGATCTGATCGTGGATCACGCCGTAGATCACGCACATCAAGATCGAGAGCCCCACGATCAGCGGCGACTGCGTCATGCATTCCCCCTTGGACAAGATGCAACAGAAAAGGCCGATGGATACGTTTCCCCGAAAGGGATTCGTCAGCCATCGGCCATTCTTGGTTCTGGAGGTGAAGGTTTCTTGATTTCGCCCTTCCCCCTAATCCTCTCTCCTCAGGGGAGATGATATGTTTACTCAGCAGCAGTGAACTCGTAAATCGAGCCGTAGTCGCCGAAGATCGCACACATCAGCACTTCGCCATCTTCCGTTTCGCCAAAGCAAACGACCGGTGGGTTCGAGGGCTCTTCGATGCGATAGTTCTTGCCGACCTTTTTGGTCTCGTAGTCGTACTCGAGCGCCCAGACCTTGCCGGCCACGTAGTCGGCGTACAAAAACTTGCCGACCAGTTGGGGCACCTTCTTGCCGCGGTAAACAAAGCCGCTGGTGATCGACTTGCCGACGTTGTGGTGGTACTCGAAGATCGGATCGATGTACTTGGCACCTGGCTTGGCGAACTCATCGGAGAACGGATGCAAACCTTCTCGCACGTTCCAGCCATAGTTACCGCCGTTGGTGATGATGTCGATTTCTTCCCATAGGCCCTGCCCCACGTCGCCAACCCAGCAGGCCCCGGTTTCACGGTCGAAGGTCAAACGCCAAACGTTTCGCAGGCCATAGGCGTAGATCTCTGGCTTGGCTCCTTTGGTGCTGACAAACGGATTGTCGGCCGGGATGCCGTAGTTCTTGCCGTTCTCTTTTTTGTCGACATCAATTCGCAAGATCGAACCTAGCCAGGTACCCAGGTTCTGGCCGTTGCCATTCGGATCGTTACCACTGCCGCCGTCACCCAGGCCAATGTACAGGTAACCATCCGGACCGAACTCGATGCTACCGCCGTTGTGGTTCCAGAACGGCTGTTCGATAGTCAGCAGCACTTCTTCCGAGGCCGGATCCCCCTTGCCGTCTTTCGTCTTGAATCGTGAGACGTGCGAGACCAGCCCCTTCTTTACGGTGTAGTACAGAAAGAACTCGCCGTTCTCTTTGAAGTTCGGGTGGAACGCCAGCCCTAGCAGGCCTTCTTCGTTTTGTTTCGGGTTGAAGCGAACCGAGTCTTCGATATCAAGGAAGACTTCCGCTTCTTCCACCTGAGGATCGTTCGGCACGGCGAGGATGACGCCTTGCTGTTCGGCGAAGAAGACGCGGTTGGTGCCGTCGCCAGCATGGGTGATCGAAACCGGGCGGCGAATTCGCAGGTTGGTGAAGGTCTTCTTTGGCACCACCGGCAGGACCGGATCGTTCGGGATCGGCGGACCCTCGACCTCTTTCTTCTGCGCCATAGCAGGCACAGCCAACAGGACGATCATCGGAAGCACACAAAACAATCGAAGCAAACGATTCATGGTCGAGATGCTCTCTCACGGGGGAAACACAGAAGGACTGGTGGCAGGAACGTCGACTTATTTTAGCTGGGCAGTTGGGCCTATTCCATGCATGAGATCTCCCCCAATGCCCAGGTTTTCCAGGTTTACGCCTGGGACTTTTGGGGGGAGGAGACACCATAGATCGATGTTTGGAATGCTATAACGTGATCAGCCTTCGTAGAAAGTCTGGGCGTAGGGACTCTTAAGAGTCTCGAAGTGCATCCCAGATGGCGGTGAACCTAGACAAGCCCCTTCGCGCTCGGTCCCCAGATACATGTAATAGTCCCACCCAAAATGGACATACGTTGCGTGATCCCCTTTCAGTTTGCACCAAAGTGCTTCTCGCAACGAAAGCCGGGAGATCAATTCGATCCCTTCCAGGTCTAATTCACCTTCAATCGCAATCGCGCCTAGCTTCTTCCTCAGTTGCCACGTATCTAGCTGTTGAAGACTTCGACGCGCGTCCGGCCCCATCTTGTTTTCAAGGAGTTCGATCGCAAGACACGAGAGTCCGGTCGCCTCAAGCAATTGAAAGATTGCCGCGATGTAGGCGTCTTCCATCTGAAGGTA encodes the following:
- a CDS encoding DUF4870 domain-containing protein, giving the protein MMSSDFSNPYEPGDSEEVTQDDRNMALLCHILGLLTNVFGPLILWILMKDKSAFVDFHGKQAINFQITLILAYMASGVLMCVYVGILLAMATFAIQVIFTILPAMKAYEGQRYVIPVAIPFLR
- a CDS encoding PQQ-dependent sugar dehydrogenase: MNRLLRLFCVLPMIVLLAVPAMAQKKEVEGPPIPNDPVLPVVPKKTFTNLRIRRPVSITHAGDGTNRVFFAEQQGVILAVPNDPQVEEAEVFLDIEDSVRFNPKQNEEGLLGLAFHPNFKENGEFFLYYTVKKGLVSHVSRFKTKDGKGDPASEEVLLTIEQPFWNHNGGSIEFGPDGYLYIGLGDGGSGNDPNGNGQNLGTWLGSILRIDVDKKENGKNYGIPADNPFVSTKGAKPEIYAYGLRNVWRLTFDRETGACWVGDVGQGLWEEIDIITNGGNYGWNVREGLHPFSDEFAKPGAKYIDPIFEYHHNVGKSITSGFVYRGKKVPQLVGKFLYADYVAGKVWALEYDYETKKVGKNYRIEEPSNPPVVCFGETEDGEVLMCAIFGDYGSIYEFTAAE